From the Mangifera indica cultivar Alphonso chromosome 10, CATAS_Mindica_2.1, whole genome shotgun sequence genome, one window contains:
- the LOC123227534 gene encoding protein MOR1-like, whose protein sequence is MPMGPTSKGSSKVAKSTSNCSVKHGSRTISLGIPTKGARPDSILFVQGIAVQSQALLNVKDSNENDMMRFFREDLHKRLQSTDFNKQVDGVLCGLCCGLLYY, encoded by the exons ATGCCAATGGGGCCTACATCTAAAGGCAGCTCGAAGGTTGCAAAATCTACTTCTAATTGTTCGGTGAAGCATGGAAGCAGGACTATATCTTTG GGTATTCCAACTAAGGGTGCAAGGCCAGATTCAATATTGTTTGTTCAAGGTATAGCTGTCCAATCACAGGCTTTGTTAAATGTCAAGGATTCAAATGAG AATGATATGATGAGATTTTTCAGAGAGGATTTGCATAAGCGTCTACAAAGCACAGATTTTAATAAGCAAGTTGATGGGGTTTTGTGTGGGTTGTGTTGTGGGCTGCTGTATTACTGA
- the LOC123227532 gene encoding disease resistance protein RGA2-like, whose amino-acid sequence MAETIVSVIAGELLSKVMSLTSNEVSLGWGVKNDVQELVGTLTTIKIVLLDAEEKQTQNEKLRVWLEKLKDVCYDVEDVLDEIEVKDLCKQVVNGQSISRKFDKHSANLAYS is encoded by the exons atggcaGAAACAATTGTCTCTGTTATTGCTGGGGAACTCTTGAGTAAGGTGATGTCTCTTACTTCCAATGAAGTCTCCTTGGGATGGGGTGTCAAGAATGATGTACAAGAGCTTGTTGGCACCTTAACCACCATCAAAATTGTTCTCTTAGATGCTGAGGAGAAACAAACCCAAAATGAGAAGCTGAGAGTTTGGCTGGAAAAGCTTAAGGATGTTTGCTATGATGTTGAAGATGTTTTGGATGAAATTGAGGTGAAAGATTTGTGTAAGCAAGTGGTGAATGGTCAAAGCATTTCAAGAAAG TTCGACAAACACTCTGCAAACCTTGCGTATTCTTAG
- the LOC123227490 gene encoding putative disease resistance protein RGA1 isoform X1, whose translation MLRVAINRFNTHVQNARSQVIGTAAPKLYQSSRQFPESLRYYGFCLENGPYNVSFSFVEATFLVINAHKHGRVLQGLFYYLCSGNSPVNKNLAYQKKQVEKEVSLGWGVKNNVQELVGTLTTIKAVLLDAEEKQTQNEKLRVWLEKLKEVCYDVEDVLDEIEVKDLCKQVLNGQSISRKVCHFFSSSNPIIFCFKLGHKIEEINKRLTKIAVEKDDFNLTEKTYSNNILGWERETHSFVRASDVIGRDKDKDEVMKILLCPSDGHENVSVISIVGIGGLGKTTLAKLVYNDEKVSDYFKLKMWICVSDEFSLKMLLIDIINFAIGQKYNHMSMDQLQSILRDIIRDKKYLLVLDDVWNENYELWFDLRNLLMECVSGSKIIVTTRSDRVASIMGSISTYKLKGLSLNQCLSVFVKYAFKEGQEKQHPNLIEIGKEIVKKCKGVPLAVRALGSLLYSSTFEQDWINVRDTEIWKLDQKDNSILHALRISYNHLSPPLKQCFVFCAIFPKDFTFSNTHLIKFWMANGLLKAHNENEDLETIGMQYIKKLMWRSFFQDIQDLENGVYSFKIHDLMHDVATLLFQNEGLIVKRSNQITAKTSYRHLLFHLDASQVEALSFLANLDNLRSITFFTRVGENITVSQSFLELIVSRFQFLRLLNLRHLAIEAVPKRIGNLKHLRYLSLSFNSKIKKLPSSIYKLQSLQFLSLYGCEKLEELSNDVKHLISLRLLALTTVQKHLPNNGIGCLNSLQFLVIHNCSKLKYLCEDFGHLRTLRRLLISQCPSLISLPRSIRSLSSLEDLRLIDCVRLNLDLSIGSDEQHNHEELNSTGPPLRLLEIGNLPQVVKLPQWLLRCLTNTLQTLRIGNCSNLKALPESMQKLQALRVWNCPELSSLPKDINHLIALRELIIKDCPKLTERCKPEGGEDWPKIAHIQKIELDGEVIKSTEN comes from the exons ATGCTCCGTGTT GCAATCAACAGATTCAACACACATGTTCAAAATGCTAGATCACAAGTGATTGGCACTGCAGCCCCAAAGCTTTATCAGTCTTCAAGGCAATTCCCTGAATCACTTAGATATTATGGATTTTGTCTGGAAAATGGACCTTACAATGTAAGCTTCTCCTTTGTTGAGGCAACCTTCTTGGTGATCAACGCTCACAAACATGGAAGAGTCTTGCAAGGCTTGTTTTACTATCTATGTTCAG GGAACTCTccagttaataaaaatttggcaTATCAAAAGAAGCAGGTAGAAAAGGAAGTCTCCTTGGGATGGGGTGTCAAGAATAATGTACAAGAACTTGTTGGCACCTTAACCACCATCAAAGCTGTTCTCTTAGATGCTGAGGAGAAACAAACCCAAAATGAGAAGCTGAGAGTTTGGCTGGAAAAGCTTAAGGAGGTTTGCTATGATGTTGAAGATGTTTTGGATGAAATTGAGGTGAAAGATTTGTGTAAGCAAGTGTTGAATGGTCAAAGCATTTCAAGAAAGGTATGCCACttcttttcatcttcaaatcCAATCATTTTCTGTTTCAAGTTGGGCCATAAAATTGAGGAGATTAACAAAAGGTTGACAAAAATAGCTGTTGAAAAGGATGATTTTAATCTCACTGAGAAAActtatagtaataatattttaggttGGGAGAGAGAAACCCACTCTTTTGTGCGTGCTTCAGATGTTATTGGTAGAGATAAAGACAAAGACGaggttatgaaaattttattatgtccAAGCGATGGTCATGAAAATGTTTCTGTTATTTCCATTGTTGGAATTGGAGGTTTAGGAAAAACCACACTTGCTAAATTGGTGTATAATGATGAAAAAGTAAGCGattattttaagttgaaaatgtGGATTTGTGTGTCGGAtgaattttctctaaaaatgcTTCTGATTGACATTATCAATTTTGCAATTGGGcaaaaatataatcacatgAGTATGGACCAATTGCAATCAATCCTACGTGAtattataagagataaaaaatatttgttagtcttggatgatgtttggaatgaaaactaTGAGTTGTGGTTTGATTTGAGAAATTTACTAATGGAGTGTGTTAGTGGAAGTAAGATCATAGTAACTACACGTAGTGATCGTGTTGCCTCAATTATGGGATCTATATCTACATACAAGTTAAAAGGTCTTTCTCTTAATCAATGTTTGTCAGTGTTtgttaaatatgcatttaaagAAGGTCAAGAAAAACAACATCCCAACCTTATAGAGattggaaaagaaattgtaaaaaaatgtaaagGTGTTCCATTGGCAGTAAGAGCCTTAGGAAGTCTTCTTTATTCCTCAACTTTTGAACAAGATTGGATAAATGTGAGGGATACTGAGATATGGAAGTTAGATCAAAAGGATAATAGCATTTTACATGCTCTAAGAATAAGTTATAATCATTTATCGCCTCCTTTGAaacaatgttttgtcttttGCGCTATATTTCCAAAAGACTTCACATTTTCTAACACTCACTTGATTAAGTTTTGGATGGCCAATGGGCTTCTCAAAGCCcacaatgaaaatgaagatttggAAACTATTGGCatgcaatatataaaaaaattaatgtggAGATCTTTTTTTCAAGATATTCAAGATTTGGAAAATGGTGtatattcatttaaaatacATGATCTAATGCATGATGTTGCCACATTATTGTTCCAAAATGAGGGCTTAATAGTGAAAAGGAGTAACCAAATTACTGCCAAAACTTCTTATAGacatttattatttcatttggATGCAAGTCAAGTAGAGGCTCTAAGCTTTTTAGCTAACCTGGATAATTTAAGAAGCATTACGTTTTTTACACGTGTTGGAGAGAATATCACTGTTAGCCAatcatttttagaattaattgtCTCAAGATTTCAGTTTTTACGGTTATTAAATTTACGTCATTTAGCTATTGAAGCAGTGCCTAAAAGAATTGGTAATCTGAAGCATTTGAGATATTTGAGTCTATCATTTAActcgaaaataaaaaaactcccAAGTTCGATTTACAAGCTACaaagtttacaatttttatcaCTGTATGGTTGCGAGAAACTAGAAGAGTTAAGCAATGATGTTAAGCACTTAATTAGTCTCAGACTCTTAGCTTTAACCACAGTGCAAAAGCATCTACCAAATAATGGAATTGGCTGCTTGAATTCTCTTCAATTTTTAGTCATTCACAATTGtagcaaattaaaatatttgtgtgAAGATTTTGGTCACCTGAGAACCCTTCGAAGACTACTCATTTCTCAATGTCCAAGTCTTATCTCATTACCACGTAGTATAAGAAGCCTAAGCTCATTAGAAGATCTTCGTTTGATAGATTGTGTAAGGCTTAATCTAGATTTGAGCATAGGATCAGATGAGCAACACAATCATGAAGAACTCAATAGCACAGGGCCTCCCCTTCGATTGCTTGAAATTGGTAATTTACCACAAGTGGTGAAATTGCCGCAATGGCTTCTTCGCTGTTTGACAAACACGCTGCAAACCTTGCGTATTGGTAATTGTTCCAACTTGAAGGCACTACCAGAGTCAATGCAAAAACTTCAAGCTCTTCGGGTTTGGAATTGTCctgaattgtcatctctacccAAGGATATCAATCATCTCATCGCTTTGAGAGAACTAATAATTAAAGACTGCCCTAAACTGACGGAAAGATGCAAACCAGAAGGAGGTGAAGATTGGCCCAAGATTGCTCATATCCAGAAGATTGAACTTGATGGAGAGGTTATCAAGTCAACCGAAAATTAG
- the LOC123227515 gene encoding disease resistance protein RGA2-like translates to MAETIVSVIAEKLLSEVMSLTSNEVSLGWGVKNNVQELAGTLTTIKVVLLDAEEKQTQNEKLRVWLEKLKEVCYDVEDVLDEIEVKDLCKQVMNGQSISRKVCHFFSSSNPIIFCFRLGHKIKEINKRLAKIATEKDNFNLTEKIYSNNILGWERETHSFVRASDVIGRDKDKEEVMKILLCPSDGHENVSVISIVGIGGLGKTTLAKLVYNDEKVSDYFKLKMWICVSDKFSLKRLLIDIINSAIGQKYNHMSMDQLQTILRDIIRDKKYLLVLDDVWNENYELWCDLRNLLMECVSGSKIIVTTRSDCVASIMGSISTYKLKGLSLNQCLSVFVKYAFKEGQEKQHPNFIEIGKEIVKKM, encoded by the coding sequence atggcaGAAACAATTGTCTCTGTTATTGCTGAGAAACTCTTGAGTGAGGTGATGTCCCTTACTTCCAATGAAGTCTCCTTGGGATGGGGTGTCAAGAATAATGTACAAGAACTCGCTGGCACCTTAACCACTATCAAAGTTGTTCTCTTAGATGCTGAGGAGAAACAAACCCAAAATGAGAAGCTGAGAGTTTGGCTGGAAAAGCTTAAGGAGGTTTGCTATGATGTTGAAGATGTTTTGGATGAAATTGAGGTGAAAGATTTGTGTAAGCAAGTGATGAATGGTCAAAGCATTTCAAGAAAGGTATGCCACttcttttcatcttcaaatcCAATCATTTTCTGTTTCAGGTTGGGCCATAAAATTAAGGAGATTAACAAAAGGTTGGCAAAAATAGCTACTGAAAAGGATAATTTTAATCTCACTGAGaaaatttatagtaataatattttaggttGGGAGAGAGAAACCCACTCTTTTGTGCGTGCTTCAGATGTTATTGGTAGAGATAAAGACAAAGAAGaggttatgaaaattttattatgtccAAGCGATGGTCATGAAAATGTTTCTGTTATTTCTATTGTTGGAATTGGAGGTTTAGGAAAAACCACACTTGCTAAATTGGTGTATAATGATGAAAAAGTAAGTGattattttaagttgaaaatgtGGATTTGTGTGTCGGataaattttctctaaaaaggcTTCTGATTGACATTATCAATTCTGCAATTGGGcaaaaatataatcacatgAGTATGGACCAATTGCAAACAATCCTACGTGAtattataagagataaaaaatatttgttagtcttggatgatgtttggaatgaaaactaTGAGTTGTGGTGTGATTTGAGAAATTTACTAATGGAGTGTGTTAGTGGAAGTAAGATCATAGTAACTACACGTAGTGATTGTGTTGCCTCAATTATGGGATCTATATCTACATACAAGTTAAAAGGTCTTTCTCTTAATCAATGTTTGTCAGTGTTtgttaaatatgcatttaaagAAGGTCAAGAAAAACAACATCCCAACTTTATAGAGattggaaaagaaattgtaaaaaaaatgtaa
- the LOC123227519 gene encoding uncharacterized protein LOC123227519 isoform X2: MQNNVFIIASNVLGLSCLQRNLAYNKSAPHCKLLLFPVFDFFSIIWRTAIFPFLADSFDTDQSSFPSGYLRNVVINVSMPSDIEEYKSLQTMFLGNNGLSGTIPQQKAVYLKNMYLVTSNIRETSPAIRVLHAIQVSQSIVVGKK; this comes from the exons ATGCAAAACAATGTCTTTATTATTGCCAGTAATGTCCTTGGATTGAGCTGTCTTCAGAGAAACTTGGCCTATAATAAGAGTGCTCCACACTGTAAGCTGCTTCTTTTTCcggtgtttgattttttttctatcatttggCGTACTGCAATATTTCCTTTCTTAGCTGATTCATTCGATACTGATCAATCTTCCTTTCCCTCTGGATATCTTAGAAATGTTGTGATCAATGTTAGCATGCCATCTGACATCGAAGAATATAAAAGTTTACAGACAAT GTTTCTTGGAAACAATGGCCTATCAGGAACCATTCCTCAGCAAAAGGCTGTATATCTTAAAAACAT GTATCTAGTGACCTCAAACATCAG AGAAACTTCCCCTGCAATAAGAGTGCTACATGCT ATTCAAGTTTCGCAATCTATTGTGGTGGGGAAGAAATGA
- the LOC123227519 gene encoding probable LRR receptor-like serine/threonine-protein kinase At1g56140 isoform X1 codes for MQNNVFIIASNVLGLSCLQRNLAYNKSAPHCKLLLFPVFDFFSIIWRTAIFPFLADSFDTDQSSFPSGYLRNVVINVSMPSDIEEYKSLQTMFLGNNGLSGTIPQQKAVYLKNMYLVTSNISIHPGLNCLQRNFPCNKSATCYSSFAIYCGGEEMKVDSMVYKADNNDIDGASSNLLDAEKGAITDANLFSDRQQQIQHTCSKY; via the exons ATGCAAAACAATGTCTTTATTATTGCCAGTAATGTCCTTGGATTGAGCTGTCTTCAGAGAAACTTGGCCTATAATAAGAGTGCTCCACACTGTAAGCTGCTTCTTTTTCcggtgtttgattttttttctatcatttggCGTACTGCAATATTTCCTTTCTTAGCTGATTCATTCGATACTGATCAATCTTCCTTTCCCTCTGGATATCTTAGAAATGTTGTGATCAATGTTAGCATGCCATCTGACATCGAAGAATATAAAAGTTTACAGACAAT GTTTCTTGGAAACAATGGCCTATCAGGAACCATTCCTCAGCAAAAGGCTGTATATCTTAAAAACAT GTATCTAGTGACCTCAAACATCAG TATTCACCCTGGATTGAATTGTCTGCAGAGAAACTTCCCCTGCAATAAGAGTGCTACATGCT ATTCAAGTTTCGCAATCTATTGTGGTGGGGAAGAAATGAAAGTTGATAGCATGGTGTATAAGGCTGATAACAATGATATTGATGGAGCTTCTTCCAATCTACTTGATGCAGAAAAAGGAGCAATTACTGATGCCAATTTGTTTTCTGATAGACAACAACAGATTCAACACACATGTTCAAAATACTAG